In the genome of Saprospira sp. CCB-QB6, one region contains:
- the frr gene encoding ribosome recycling factor: MQEDIDLALEAAEEGMQNSIVHFQRELIKIRSGKATPQMVADVKVEYYGMPTPLNQVAGIKTTDARTLVIQPFEKKMVPVVEQALYAANLGITPQSDGEVVRMVVPPLTEERRKQLVKQASGFAEDAKVSIRNARRDAIQDVKAAVKEGYPEDAGKRSEQTVQELTDKYSKQVDAIFAKKEEELMTV, from the coding sequence ATGCAAGAAGATATAGATTTAGCCCTAGAAGCTGCCGAAGAAGGCATGCAAAACAGCATTGTCCACTTTCAGCGCGAACTCATTAAGATTCGCTCAGGAAAAGCTACCCCTCAAATGGTAGCCGACGTAAAAGTAGAGTATTACGGTATGCCCACCCCACTCAATCAAGTGGCTGGCATCAAAACAACAGATGCTCGTACCCTCGTCATTCAACCCTTTGAAAAGAAAATGGTCCCTGTTGTAGAGCAAGCCCTCTATGCCGCTAATTTGGGAATTACTCCTCAAAGCGATGGAGAGGTGGTCCGTATGGTAGTGCCACCCCTTACCGAAGAACGTCGTAAGCAATTGGTGAAGCAAGCTTCTGGCTTTGCTGAAGATGCCAAAGTGAGTATTCGCAACGCTCGCCGCGATGCCATCCAAGATGTGAAAGCCGCTGTTAAAGAAGGTTATCCCGAGGATGCAGGAAAGCGCAGCGAACAAACGGTACAAGAGCTAACCGATAAGTATAGCAAGCAGGTGGATGCCATCTTTGCTAAAAAAGAAGAAGAACTCATGACGGTTTAA
- a CDS encoding ABC transporter ATP-binding protein has protein sequence MKAFIAVLAYLKPYRFLGVLNVIFNALTAFFSIFSLMLLGPFLDILFKEEMPSLPAQDPTASWSDQWVIFFNRELIMYMQEHGRPAALFWVCGIMIGAFFFKNVFRYLALFVMAPVRNGIERDLRQAVFGQLMSLPLSYFSQERKGDLMSRLSSDVKELQWSVLRSVETLVRSPLTLIGSVGVMLYISPELTGFSFGLFLFVGLIIGQLGKVLRKNSAKAQASLGRILSQIEESIGGLRVIQAFGAEGFQRERFAEENSYYLNVSNRIQWRKDLSSPLTEFLGICVIAALLLYGGHLVFDGAFDASTFVMFILMFYNIIDPAKSFATALYDVQKGRAAADRLNQILKAPREIDEQPNASPIDQLKEAIEVKNIQFGYEKDQKVLDGVSFRLEKGKTIALVGVSGSGKSTIADLLPRFYEPQAGEILLDGEPLSAYRLQDLRALFGMVSQDAILFNDTIYNNIVFGLPNVSKEQVEAAAKIAFAHDFIMEQEEGYQTNIGDRGMKLSGGQRQRLTIARAVLRNPQVLILDEASSALDAESEQAVQKALDELMQERTALLIAHRLSTVQQADEILVMQEGKIVERGTPASLVAQNGVYAKLVALQRL, from the coding sequence ATGAAAGCATTTATAGCCGTTTTAGCCTATCTGAAACCCTACCGTTTCCTAGGCGTTCTCAATGTGATTTTTAATGCCCTAACCGCCTTTTTTAGCATCTTTTCGCTAATGCTTTTGGGGCCCTTTCTCGATATTCTGTTTAAGGAGGAAATGCCTAGCCTGCCCGCCCAAGATCCTACGGCAAGTTGGAGCGATCAGTGGGTAATTTTCTTCAATCGGGAATTGATTATGTATATGCAGGAGCATGGGCGACCTGCGGCCCTTTTTTGGGTTTGTGGGATCATGATTGGGGCCTTCTTTTTTAAGAATGTGTTCCGCTATTTGGCCCTTTTTGTCATGGCTCCCGTACGGAACGGCATCGAAAGAGATTTGCGGCAGGCCGTTTTTGGCCAATTGATGAGTTTGCCGCTTTCTTACTTTTCGCAAGAGCGCAAAGGCGATTTGATGTCGAGACTCAGCTCGGATGTCAAAGAGCTACAATGGAGCGTGCTGCGTTCGGTAGAAACCTTGGTCCGTTCGCCCCTCACCTTAATTGGTTCGGTGGGCGTCATGCTCTATATTAGTCCAGAACTAACGGGTTTTTCTTTTGGGCTTTTCCTTTTTGTGGGCCTTATTATTGGCCAATTGGGTAAGGTTTTGCGGAAAAACTCGGCCAAGGCACAGGCCAGTCTGGGCCGCATCCTCTCTCAAATAGAAGAGAGCATTGGGGGATTAAGAGTGATCCAAGCCTTTGGGGCCGAGGGCTTTCAGCGGGAGCGTTTTGCCGAAGAAAATAGCTATTATCTGAATGTGAGCAATCGGATTCAGTGGCGCAAGGACCTCTCCTCGCCCTTGACAGAATTCTTGGGGATCTGCGTCATTGCGGCCCTTTTGCTCTATGGTGGACATCTCGTCTTTGATGGCGCCTTTGATGCCTCGACCTTTGTGATGTTCATCCTGATGTTTTACAATATCATTGATCCCGCTAAATCCTTTGCCACCGCCCTTTATGATGTGCAAAAGGGTCGAGCTGCGGCCGATCGCCTCAACCAAATCCTCAAAGCGCCCAGAGAAATTGATGAGCAGCCCAATGCCTCGCCCATCGATCAGCTCAAAGAAGCCATAGAGGTAAAGAACATTCAGTTTGGTTATGAAAAGGACCAAAAAGTATTGGATGGAGTGAGCTTTCGCTTAGAGAAAGGGAAAACCATCGCCTTGGTGGGCGTATCGGGTTCTGGAAAATCAACTATTGCCGATTTACTTCCCCGTTTCTATGAGCCGCAGGCTGGCGAAATCCTTTTGGATGGCGAGCCCCTTTCGGCATATCGCCTACAAGATTTGCGGGCCTTGTTTGGGATGGTTTCTCAGGATGCCATTCTCTTTAATGATACCATATATAACAACATCGTTTTTGGTTTGCCCAACGTAAGCAAAGAGCAAGTAGAAGCGGCGGCCAAAATTGCCTTTGCCCACGACTTCATTATGGAGCAAGAAGAGGGCTATCAAACCAATATTGGGGACCGAGGCATGAAGCTCAGTGGGGGGCAGCGGCAACGGCTGACCATTGCTAGAGCGGTACTGCGCAACCCTCAGGTTTTGATATTAGATGAGGCCAGTTCGGCCCTAGATGCCGAATCTGAACAGGCCGTACAAAAAGCCCTAGATGAGCTCATGCAAGAGCGCACCGCCTTGCTGATTGCGCACCGCCTTTCTACGGTGCAACAAGCCGATGAAATCTTAGTCATGCAAGAAGGAAAAATTGTAGAAAGAGGAACCCCCGCCTCCTTAGTGGCCCAAAATGGGGTTTATGCGAAGTTGGTGGCTTTGCAGCGCTTGTAA
- a CDS encoding N-(5'-phosphoribosyl)anthranilate isomerase, translating to MLKTMIKASQMANLTDARYFAAWGVEYMGFCIDPNAAESLSITEFKAMKEWLVGPKIVGEFMGLNQAEELLPWIEKLGLQAIQLGPFSSLTAAKELAQHTQIIKEDVLESLDDLPQLASTYAEWQPYTAFFLLDLERNNMHWKDLNPQQKAQLAELAQTYPLCLSLPFEAPELDDILALGIKGLSLKGGEEEKVGYKSFDELDDIYEVLMED from the coding sequence ATGTTAAAAACAATGATTAAGGCCTCTCAAATGGCCAACCTAACCGACGCCCGCTATTTTGCTGCTTGGGGCGTGGAATATATGGGCTTTTGTATCGACCCAAATGCCGCCGAATCTCTTTCTATTACGGAGTTTAAAGCGATGAAGGAGTGGCTGGTCGGCCCCAAAATTGTTGGGGAGTTTATGGGGCTCAATCAAGCCGAAGAACTCCTGCCCTGGATCGAAAAACTCGGCCTGCAAGCTATTCAACTCGGCCCCTTTTCTAGCCTGACCGCTGCCAAAGAATTGGCCCAACATACCCAAATTATTAAGGAGGATGTGCTAGAATCCCTAGATGACCTCCCCCAATTGGCTAGCACTTATGCCGAATGGCAACCCTATACGGCTTTCTTCCTGCTCGATCTAGAGCGCAATAATATGCACTGGAAGGACCTCAACCCCCAGCAAAAAGCCCAATTAGCCGAGCTGGCCCAAACTTATCCGCTCTGCCTGAGTCTCCCCTTTGAGGCCCCAGAGCTAGACGATATTCTGGCCCTCGGCATTAAAGGCCTCTCTCTCAAAGGAGGCGAAGAGGAAAAAGTCGGCTATAAATCCTTTGATGAATTAGACGATATTTATGAGGTCTTGATGGAAGATTAA